One window from the genome of Pedobacter schmidteae encodes:
- a CDS encoding TlpA disulfide reductase family protein, which yields MDIRLMLLMTIMLLSGMTRAQEATSLKKMNIGDQVPEFVLTSLINYPMPEMKLSDFKGKLLILDFWNTGCTSCIESWPKLLKLQKQFKDKIQMVLVNYLQDEKAIQPLLKKWERIFGQKMTLPIACNDKRMYEFFPHQGVPHVVWIDANGRVKHITDGLHLNEEKIQKILDGETTTIYEKTAGHMDEVKFHKPLFLNGNGGSGDQMVYSCVISKYVPGIGPTTQYYNKKDYALGVLTNASLIRMFRDLFGRGIDKYGAPLLLPYARIILKTADTAAIVSFVNGNFRYENLYSIQTLSRQKASEAKIKQRMISNLEQYFQVKTSWAKQKMKSLVVSRSSSPITAYTEGERLLNANNSQLAFNKITVQEFLDKLLSNTKYWYEFPYPVVDETNFEGYLGKVSFETDFSNYRLMGKELEKHGLKFSLEDREVDVLVINDDK from the coding sequence ATGGATATCAGATTAATGTTGTTAATGACCATAATGCTCCTGTCTGGAATGACCAGGGCACAGGAAGCTACTTCGCTGAAGAAAATGAATATTGGCGATCAGGTGCCTGAATTTGTCCTGACCAGCCTTATCAACTATCCGATGCCAGAGATGAAACTCAGTGACTTTAAAGGAAAGCTGCTCATTCTTGATTTTTGGAATACCGGGTGTACATCTTGTATAGAATCCTGGCCCAAATTGCTCAAACTACAGAAGCAGTTTAAAGACAAGATCCAGATGGTTTTGGTCAATTACTTGCAAGACGAGAAAGCAATACAACCTCTCCTAAAAAAATGGGAGCGGATATTTGGCCAAAAGATGACATTACCTATCGCCTGCAATGATAAACGGATGTATGAGTTTTTTCCCCATCAGGGTGTACCCCATGTGGTTTGGATAGATGCAAATGGAAGGGTAAAACACATTACTGATGGATTGCATTTGAATGAAGAGAAAATTCAGAAAATATTGGATGGGGAGACTACAACCATTTATGAAAAAACAGCAGGGCATATGGATGAAGTCAAATTCCATAAACCTTTGTTTCTAAATGGTAATGGCGGCTCAGGTGATCAAATGGTTTATAGTTGTGTCATCTCTAAATACGTCCCCGGGATAGGACCAACCACGCAGTATTATAATAAAAAAGACTACGCTTTGGGGGTATTGACTAATGCCTCTCTGATAAGGATGTTTAGAGATTTGTTTGGACGTGGTATCGATAAATACGGTGCCCCATTGTTGCTACCCTATGCCAGGATCATTTTAAAGACAGCCGACACTGCCGCTATAGTATCCTTTGTTAACGGCAATTTCAGATACGAGAATTTATATTCGATACAGACCTTGTCCCGGCAAAAAGCATCGGAAGCCAAAATTAAGCAAAGGATGATTTCAAACCTGGAGCAATATTTTCAGGTGAAAACTTCCTGGGCAAAGCAGAAAATGAAATCATTGGTTGTTTCCAGGTCTTCATCACCCATAACAGCATACACAGAAGGCGAGCGGTTGTTGAATGCTAATAATTCGCAACTGGCTTTTAATAAGATCACTGTTCAGGAGTTTTTGGATAAGCTATTGTCGAATACGAAATATTGGTATGAATTTCCATATCCCGTTGTGGATGAAACAAATTTTGAAGGCTACCTGGGAAAAGTTTCTTTTGAAACGGATTTTAGCAATTACAGGCTGATGGGCAAGGAATTGGAAAAACATGGATTGAAGTTTTCATTAGAAGACCGTGAAGTGGATGTTTTGGTCATTAATGATGACAAGTAA